Below is a genomic region from Gadus morhua chromosome 4, gadMor3.0, whole genome shotgun sequence.
CGTACATGGATGTGGTTGTTCATACCTAATGATGCGGGTGCTGCTGGCCACGTATCAGCGTAGACAAATCAATCCGAGCGAACGCACTACTACACTCGCTGTAGTCTCTGTTCTGTCCCTGCAATGATTTACGATCCCAGGTTGGTTATTCCTTTAAGACGAACATGAAGCCAAGGTCGCAACGTTTTCACCAGGGGAGATGCAAAGCGTGTACAAAACATCAGATATACTCATACGAATGTGGCAGAGATATTCAGAAAATCCAGCTTTAGTCCCGCAGAAAAAAAACCCGAAACAATATAGGTTATAGCAACAGCAGCAGGAAGTGTCAGGCAGGTACACTTGTGTGTTGACGGCTAGATGCGTTGCCTAATCATGCTCTCGCAACCAAGACAAAGTACCGCCTATAGTGGAACAGCAGCCAATCGTTTAGTGAGCGGACCTAACGTTCATCAGACGCAGGTGCATAAGGACCCGGTCAGTAGATTTACTGTTTTAGTATTGGCCTTTGATTTAAAATCAGAGAATAATGTAATGATGCAAATAGTAATGATATACATACACTACTACAATAGCGGTCGATAAAGAAAATGTATTCAGTTGTTTTTAATTTGCTATTTGTTTGTTGTAGTAGTTATGACACCACTAATCACACACTATTAAACCAAATCCTTATCTAACGCATTATTTTTCGTCAAACTATAGGGGGTCCGGGAGGTATAGTAGGTCCTAAAATAAGAGGAGGGCCTAAAGGAAGGAAAGGTATTAAAGGTAGGGTCGGAAGGTCCTGGGGTGAGAGTCCTGGGGGGATAGAGGGTCCTGGAGGGGGTTGAGCCCCAGGAGGAATAGAGGGTCCAGGAGGGATAGAGATTCCTGGGGGGATAGAGAGTCCTGGGGGGATAGAGAGTCCTGGGGGATAGAGAGTCCTGGGGGATAGAGGGTCCTGGGGGGATAGAGGGTCATGGGGGATAGACGGTCCTGGAGGGGGTAGAGGTCCTGGAGGGATAGACGGTCCTGGAGGGATAGACGGTCCTGGAGGGGGCAGAGGTCCTGGAGGGGGCAGAGATCCTGGTGGGGGTAGAGGTCCTGGAGGGGTGACAAGCTGCAGTCAATTTCCGTTTCTTCATAGCAATGTGCTGCAGTACGCCTTTGTCCCTGAAGGGGGCAGCAGCGCTCcacgtggtgatggaggaggcggTGCGGGATAGAGTGTTCGGTGGCGGAGGCCAGAAGGTCTGTCTGGGGATCCTCCGTGAGGTCCTCCCCGGTCAACCAGAAACTGGGCGAGGCCCTGGTCAACCTCTCCTAAAGAGGACACTCATGTTGACCTCTTACATGACCACAACTTTACATTTCTtcatacaaatacaattattcCGTACAAAAATGGTGCAaatgcaaaatatattttttccaaaCACAAATTGAACATGTTCACCATGTTTTAGTTGCTTTATTTTATTGTCCATGTTGACAGTGATTTGGAATTTGTGGCAAATTGATTAATGAGAGGAGGGTTTTATATTACACTCCATGATGTCCTAATTTCTCACAATGTGCAaagtttaaaatataaaatatagtcaaatagaaaaaatagaaaaatgcatttcctgcataTAGGTTCCATAATATAGGtttctatatatagatatatggaaCCTACCCCCATAGGGAAAAGTAGGTTATTGACCCCCACCCCGTTCccatcacttgatttaagcAGTTTAACAAttctttacgtcttaaactatgtggctttaCTAAAACATATTTCCAACCTCTCTAGTTAATTTAGTTATTTAATTGCTTTCTCTCATGTGACTCCgccccttttttcttttttttgcatttgtcaTTTTGCATCGCTTTCCTGGATGACGTGTCCAGAAGGAGCCGGAAGTCCTCACTCCGTCCAAAATGGCTTACCAGACTCTACAGCAGGAATATTTTCAAATTCCTGTCGTAACCAGGGCATATACAACGGCATGTGTCCTGACAACGGCTGCAGTGGTAAGATCCTTTTTCAAACGTTCAACCGAATTAGACAGAGGCCTTTTAAACAATGAATTGTACGGTTCTTTAGCGCTGGCTAGAGGTAGCGTATCTGTGAATGCCATGGATGGTACGTGTCAGGAGTAGACAGGCTAGCAAGTAAATATTGAAAGTACAGAATTCACACACAATCTTACTCATTCACCGTCAgattattattgtatttgttttcacTTCAGCACCAAACCCAAATATCCTTGGTTAATGGGACGACTTGTGGCTCATACTTTACAAACTGAGTTGTGACCTGTTTGTGAAACTAGTGTAACACGTTTTTTTCCGTTAGTTATTGCTTTCGTTTTTTCACATTAATAGTTTCACACATCCCACTTGCTTGGATGTGATGTATCTTTCAATATTAAAATGTAGTATCTGTAGACTTTAGAATTAGTGAAAATATTAATGAGGGTAAATTGTTCTTGTAACAAGTAAACAGTTCTCGTATAAATATCCTCTTGTCTAGTTCACGTTTGAATAATTTTGTCCCTTCATTTGAGGTCTGAATGatcaaatacatttacaataaTCTACTTTGAGCTACCTCTTCTGTTTGCTTGACTCTTAGGAGTTTGAGGTTTGGATATTTGTATCCCGATTTTCGCTGCATATTAACTTGTCTGTCAAATTGCGTTATCATATTGCAGTTTAAACCAAATTGCATAGATTGGCAGTATTTTTGTTTAATCTTTTACTCTGAATTCTCTTTCAGCAACTTGAACTCATCACACCTTTTCAACTATATTTCAATCCAGATTTGATTTTAAGGAATTACCAGGTAAGatatttttctctttatttttccaTCTTATGTCTGTGTGCTGTTACACATGTTAACCCTCAACCTGATTTGTTTGCATCAGTTGTCTTTTGTATTTTGTCAAGCTCATGACTCTTAAATCTTCAGCCCATCCAAGCCACATTCTCATCAAAGTTAATGCTGTAGGCTAATCATAGAATAATGTATAGCACTTCTACCCAAACTGCTATCAGAGCAAAAGTAGCGCCTCTATTGGTTGCTAGGTCCAAACTTTGTCAAAATTAGATCTGGCGATTTCTTCCCCaacattgtttttgtattttcgtTGGGTTTGTGTTACTCTATGCTTATTCAAAAGAGCTTGAAATGATCCGGGGCATCCCCAACGAGGTCCGGACTCGTTCAGGACCAAAATAAACGCACCTTGCGTCAGAGAACAGTTCCAGCTGACAGagcaaggtttttttttgtcCCAGCATTGCAAAATGTATCTGAAAGTAGTCTTTGACGTCAGAAGTCCTGTAGTGTGCGCTTGGCCTTATCAGCAGTTTGAGAATGTATATGGAATTATTATAATCAGCATTTTACTATTCTTGCTTTTTTCTTCACTGTGTGTTTTCTTGAATTGTAATGTGCCTTTTTTCTTTTGCAGGTATGGAGATTAATAACCAACTTCCTCTTTTTCGGTCCAGTCGGCTTCAACTTCCTGTTCAATATGATTTTTTTGTATCCTTACCTAAATGTGTATTTAAGAAGGCCTTTGTATGATTGTTGTAGCAGATGTAGCAGTTTCAGATGAACTCGAACCAGATGGCCTTAACCATTGAATCCCAGGTACAGATACTGTCGTATGCTGGAGGAGGGCTCGTTCAGAGGACGCACCGCTGACTTTGTCTTCATGTTCCTCTTCGGTGGACTCCTGATGACTGTATCCTTTAAGTGCCTGTTCCAGTACATCAATATATGAGCTTATTTATCATTTACATACGAGTTTAACTATTTGCTTCTTATTTTCATTTGCATGCTTTCCTTAAGGGTGATTTCTTTCTGAAATTAACCATATTTTATAATACAGATGATAAATGATTTTACTGTACTGTATGTTTTGACTCTTAAATCAGTGCTCAGATATTTGGCATTTTTGTCAGTCTGGTGTTCCTGGGCCAGGCTTTCACCATCATGCTGGTTTATGTCTGGAGTCGACGTAACCCAAACGTGCGCATGAACTTCTTTGGTCTGCTCAACTTCCAAGCACCCTTCCTACCCTGGGTGCTGATGGGATTCTCTCTGTTGCTGGGCAACTCCATCATTGTGGATCTATTAGGTACATTATATTTCacactttatttatacatttggtactatatcagacacacacacggttgatCATCTGAGAAAAAGGGGTTTTGTGAGTTTTGTTAAAACATACATTTGAGGTTACATTTCTGCTCTCCTTGCGATACCCTCAGGGATTGCGGTTGGCCATGTGTACTTCTTCCTGGAGGATGTGTTCCCTAACCAGCCCGGGGGAGGCCGGTGGCTCAGGACCCCCTCACTCATGTGAGTCCTGAACGTCTTCGCCCATTTACTGTAGTCAAATATAATCAAAGagctatttgtctgtctgtctcacaccACCATCACAAGGCTGCTATGTGGTAGTTGCCAagacatttttttattcttaaaaacatcttattttttttgtgatgcAGAAAGATGCTTTTTGACACACCGGAGGAGGACGCAAACTACAACCCCCTCCCTGAGGAACGCCCAGGAGGGTTTGCCTGGGGGGAGGGACAGCATCTGGGGGATCAGTAATGCCAGCCAGACGGGTCACTCATATGGACATTCCTTCAGTGAACGATGAAGGGGACAAACATGTTCTGTCTTAGACATGTTTCTTTTTGTTCCGGACAATTAATGCCAAACTTAAGAAGTGGGAGGTATccatgttgtcgtttttgtatATGACTTACCATACCTGGAAAAACTCGTGTTGATGCGAGAttgttgcaaaaaaaaaaaaaagactatttAAAGAGAAACTCCCAAGGACTGTTTATCATGGATCTTTATGCATTGTTGAGGCTTGTCTCatgaaaacttttttttttaacgattgACACGACAACCGTAGATTATATTTGAATTATTTCAATCATAagtgtttttttccctttttattatccaaaaaaataaatgcgtGAGTGGCAAATTCATAGTCGGGTTGGGTTAATCTTTTGTTTTAGTATACCAGTATATATAATCCATGTGTGCATGAGATTGAAGACTGCAGATTATCTTGTTAAATTGATTCAGGGTAATGTGTGTCTTAATGTTTGTGTATAATATTTTTCTTCTACCATTTACACTTGATTGTGACCTGCTTGTGTATTCCGAGGATATTATACACAAGGTGTATATTGTTACCTACTTCAGccccatgaaaaaaaaagaatcaagaTGCCTGACTGAGTTTCCCCAAAAAATGGTTGCATTTTCCAGAATTTGTGAACCCTGTGTTgcgaatgtttatttttttattgtgtatatatatgattTGTTCTAAAACCCATAAAAAAATGCTTTCCAttatggttatgtgtgtgtggggtggcgTTAGGTTAAAACAAAATTCTGAAATAATCTTTGAGCGAACGTTGATTCCGTCAATCCTTCATAGCCGCAAACAAAGAGAATAGGGGAAACTTAATAAAAATGgtttacattatttatttctACCCATGACGCAAAAACTGTGCGCCAGGTTGATGACGTATATCGGTACCCGGAAATTTGAATCTAGTTGATTTCCTTTGTAGGGGGGTTATTTGGTTTCTTTCAAGCTTGTTAGCAACTGGAAAAAAAGATGCAATTGGCATTGAGTAAAACATTTGGCCAGAAGCCTATCAAATTTCAGCTTGAACAGGATGGGGATTTTTACATGGTTGGTTCGGAGGTACGTATGAAACGGTTGCAGGTATTCCGCTAAGCGTTTGCTCTCCTGAATTACCGCTAGCGGCTAACAGACCAGACCATATATTGTTGACTCCATGGTCCCAGTCAACATCGTTGCAAAAACGAGTATGACGAATAAACACAAATTTAGATTTGTAAATGTTGCTAAATATAAAAGAGGGTTTACGTGTGACGTTAATAACTTGCATAGACAACGGGACCTCTTGAAATTGCTatgatgtgtttatgtgtaaaaCGTGGCATTCAAATCTTCGTAGATGTATAATGGGTAAAAATTCAAAATATACGGATTTTTGCATTAATTGTACTGCAGAAATGATTTTGGTGGGCCATGGATTTTGATCTAATACAGACTTTTAGACCACTTTATCACAACATAACCAGTATCACAAACATCTGTCATACCACGATTTagctatttatatattattcttTATTGTGATTTATTGCATCGTATATAACTGGGCGGGAGGAGAAAAGGGAATgcaaactatgttttacatccTTTCATATTACTTGCATACTTTCAGAACGACCCAGGATTTGCATGCATGTTCTTGTCAGCCTGGTCTACCAGACAGTTTATGTCAAGGTTTTGCTCAACATTTGAATTCAGACATGCGCGTTCTTTTATATTAAACCATATTGAGACTTGTCACCGGTTGCAGGTGTATCAACATTAATACTCGGTTTCAATTAAATAATCTGGATGCACCAGATAAAACCTCCCTGTGCACCTTTTAGCGCCTTCACGTACACCTGTCTGGTCCTACTTGAGGTTTATTGGCGACTTGCGCAAACGATAGAAagccagaaacacaaacacactaggcATTGAGAAAAATCGTAGGTTAAAATGACGGATCAGCGAGAAAATGCACAATAGTAGGAAACTATTATTGTCAATGCGTAAATGTATGCAATTGTATGCGATTTATGCAAAATGTTACTCTGATTTAATGACCCAATTTGTTGTCATCTTGCTTCGTTTGCCTATCTAGGTGGGGAACTATTTGCGTATGTTCAGAGGCTCACTTTACAAAAGGTACCCATCACTATGGAGGAGGCTGGCATCCgttgaggagaggaagaagatcGTAGCTTCATCTCATGGTCAGTTCATTGATATCTAAATGAAGTGTGAAAAATGTGTGGATTATTCAGTCTCTACCTGCTCATGGTGCCTAATTGTAGCCTCATGAGACTATTCAGATATTCACTTTTGCGTTTCCCAATGAATATCAGTCCGGCCTTAGTTGGACTGATATTGGACTTGGACTATTAGTTCCACACATGGACTTGGCCATATGTCATGAGCACAGCAAATCAGATGACATAATCAAGTAATGATTTGGCTCTCTTTAACATCCTTATTCTgtctatttttaaataaaacatgtcgGATTGCTCTGTCGATGTTGACACTTTCCTTGTGCACATCCATTGTGTTTAAAAGTCAGCATACTACGGCACTCGTCATGACCTGAAACTCCCTCCCCATTACCGCCCATCTCAACAGGCTCGAGGGTAGACTGATTTGCAGACAGAAACTGAGTCTCCCAAGGCTAGCATATTTAGATTGACAAATATGCTAGCAATATTATGCTCGCTATATATGCTATAAATTCTTTCCTATAATGATGCTGACTCTCTGTATGATTTCCAGCTACAAGTGTGACTCTGCTCAAGGCATCAGAGTGTGAGGAGATCTTCGAGGGTAACGATGAAAAATATAAAGCTATATCCATCAACACGGAACCCCCAGCCTACCTCCGGTAACTACTCTTGTTTTTCTAGTATGCTGTTATTTGGATGCACCAAATGTCTGCATAGGTACACTAAATCACAGAAATACTAACTCGTATTCATATTGTCACATAAGTGCCAGGGAGACATTTATTTTCACGGTATGCAAAACCTTCCCATTCAAATCGAttacatttaattaaatgtgttctgtcaaaccttaaaaaaatatttcattaAAATACTCAACTTATTATCAATTTATCACGACAATAGATCATACTGTAAAgatattgtttattttaatcTACTACTCTATTATTACTAACCCTCAATTCCAGTAGCAAACTGTAACCGTAATCTAACCTCGGTCACTACAAATTTGATTGTCTACGTAGTTGGCGTACCAACAATGAGAGATGTCTTCCCTGTGATGTGGTGTACTAGGGAACAGAAGGCAAAGCGGAGC
It encodes:
- the LOC115542773 gene encoding derlin-2, which gives rise to MAYQTLQQEYFQIPVVTRAYTTACVLTTAAVQLELITPFQLYFNPDLILRNYQVWRLITNFLFFGPVGFNFLFNMIFLYRYCRMLEEGSFRGRTADFVFMFLFGGLLMTIFGIFVSLVFLGQAFTIMLVYVWSRRNPNVRMNFFGLLNFQAPFLPWVLMGFSLLLGNSIIVDLLGIAVGHVYFFLEDVFPNQPGGGRWLRTPSLIKMLFDTPEEDANYNPLPEERPGGFAWGEGQHLGDQ